CGAGGCCGCCGCCCCGCCCCCCGGGGTGTTCACGTGGATGATGATGGCCTTGATGGAGTCGTCGTCGGCGTACCGCTTCAACTGGCTGACCACGGTCTTGGGCTCGACGATCACGCCCTCCAGGTCGACCACCGCGATCTTGTCGCCGAAGGCGCCGGAGAGGCCGTCCGAGCGGTCCGACTTCACGCTGGTATAGATGAGGGTGAACACCGCCAGCAGGAAGAGGAAGAATCCCCCTCCGCCGACCACCACCCACAGCAGCGTGCGCGAACGTCCGTTTTCCGCCATAAGAAGCGCCTAGTGTACACCAGCCATAGGCCCGGGCGCTGCGGTCAAGGGACGATCACCCGCAGGGCGCCGGGCAGGATTCCCACTTCGACCGGCGTGCGGCAAACATATTCGCCATCGGCATAGACGTCGAGCGGCGACTCCGTTTCCACGCGCAGGCCGGTGGCCTGGAAGTAGGTCACCTGCGGGCGGCTGACGTGCGCGCCGGAGAAGACCTTGGGGAAGAGCCGCAGCAGGCTGAGGCGCCCGGTACGGCGCAGGAAACAGACGTCTAGCTTGCCGTCGTCGAGCTGCGCCCGGGGCGCGATGCGCATCCCGCCCCCGTAGGTGGGCGCGTTGGCGAAGGCCACCATCCATCCCGGTTCGGAGATAGCCGGCGCCGCTGGCGCTCCCGCGGCGGGATTGGCCGGATCCGCGCCCGTAGCCTGGACCGTGACCTGCCGCGGCTTGAAAGAGAAGATGGCCTGGAGCACCGCCAGGGTGTATCCGCCGTTGCGGCGCAGCCAGGCGGACTGGGCGTTGGCGCGGCGGTTGGCATCGGAATCCACGCCCGCTCCGGCCACGCAGCAGTAATAGGTCGGCGTGGCGCCCGGTTCTCCCAGCGGCGTGATCCGGCCTACGTCCACCCGGCGAACATTGCCGCCGCCGCTCAGGAACTTCTTCCAGGCGGCCAATGCGTCGTTCCGGGTGCGCACACCCAGAGCCACCGCGAAGTCGTTGCCGCTGCCGAAGGGGACCACCAGCACGGGAATCCCACGCTCAACCAGCGCCGCCAGGTGGCGGTGAATTGTGCCGTCGCCGCCGAAGATCAGTGCCACCTCGGCTTCCCCGGAGGCACTCAGGTCCGGTGCGATGGGGATCCGCTGGGTATCCGACTGGAATGGTTGCAGGGCGCTCTCGGAAGCGTTGGGGCCGAAGATGGCGACAGCGCGCACCGTTATTTGCGGTAGATGGCCGCCACCAATACGCCGATCACGGTGATGCGCACCAGGTCGAAGCCGATGGACTTGTAAATCACTTCCACGGGCCACGGCTGCACGGCGTAGTAGATGAGATAGGTGGGCACGGCCGTGAGCAGCCACACCGCCAAGCCAAAGCGCACGCCCTGGCCGAACCAGGGCTTGTCCGAGACTCCCTGCGCGTAGATCCAAACCAGCGCCAGCGAGTACAGAACATTGGCCACGATCATGAAGTGGAAGTAGCCCTGCGCGTCCTGCTCCGTGCGCAGCAGGTTGGGCAGCTTGCTGTAGTCCTCGTGCAGCAGCAGGCCGTGGATCACGAAGCTGAGGGCGAAGCCGGCGACAGAAACGACCACAAAAGCAAGAAAGAACTTTTTGATGTTCATGCGGGTCTCCGTGGCGCGCAAGGGTAGCAGGGGAACGGAAGGCCCGTCCAGCCTAGGGCTGGATGCGCACCTTGCGCAGCAGGCGCCCCACGCGCAAGGTCAGCTCCGCGGGCAGCGTGACCGGCAGCACCGGGTCGGTGCGAACGTCGCCGTTCACGCGCACCGCGTTCTGCTTGATCTTCCGCTGACCGTCGGTGGCGGAGTCCGCGAGCCCGCAGCGGGCCAAGAGCTTGTCCAGTTTGACCGCCTTCCCATCGCCGGCCTTGGCTGCCACCTCGTCATACTTCACCGAAATGGTCTCCACATCCCCCGGCACCTCGCCCTTCTGGAACTGCTTGGACCAATCCTCCTGGGCCTTCTTCGCCGCGGCTTCGCCGTGGAAGTCGGCGACGATCTTGGTGGCCAGGCCTTGCTTCATCTTCATGGGATGCGCCTGGCCGCTCCTCGCCTGCTGCCGCATGGCCTCGATGCCGGCCATGGAGGTGTCGGTCAAAAGTTCCCAGTAGCGCCACATCATCTCGTCGGAGATGGACATGATCTTGCCGAACATCTCCAGCGGCGGCTCGTCAATGCCGATGGCGTTGCCCAGCGACTTCGACATCTTCTGCACGCCGTCCAGTCCTTCCAGGATGGGTGTGGTCAGCACCACCTGCGAGGGCTGGCCGTAGGCGCGTTGCAGCTCGCGGCCCACCAGCAGGTTGAACTTCTGATCGGTGCCACCCAGCTCGACGTCGGCCTCGAGTGCCACCGAGTCGTATCCCTGGGCCAGCGGGTAGAGCAGTTCGTGGATGGCGATGGGCTTTTCCGCCTGGAAGCGCTTGTGGAAGTCGTCGCGCTCCAGGATCTGCGAGACCGTGTACTTGGCGGCCAGGCGGATGAAGTCGTCCGCCGTGAACTTCGAGAACCAGCGGCGGTTGAAGTCCACCACGGTTTTCTGGGCGTCGAGCAGCTTGAAGACCTGCTTCTTGTAGGTCTCGGCGTTCTTCTCGATTTCCTCGCGCGTGAGCGGAGGGCGCGTGGCCGAGCGCCCGGTGGGGTCGCCGATCATCCCGGTGAAGTCGCCGATCAGGAAGATGACCGTGTGCCCCAGGTCCTGGAAGTGCTTGAGCTTGCGGATCAGCACGGTGTGCCCCAGGTGCAGGTCGGGCGCCGTGGGGTCGAAGCCCGCTTTGACTTTGAGCGGAATGCCCGTTTTGAGGGACTT
This genomic interval from Terriglobales bacterium contains the following:
- a CDS encoding diacylglycerol kinase family protein, translated to MRAVAIFGPNASESALQPFQSDTQRIPIAPDLSASGEAEVALIFGGDGTIHRHLAALVERGIPVLVVPFGSGNDFAVALGVRTRNDALAAWKKFLSGGGNVRRVDVGRITPLGEPGATPTYYCCVAGAGVDSDANRRANAQSAWLRRNGGYTLAVLQAIFSFKPRQVTVQATGADPANPAAGAPAAPAISEPGWMVAFANAPTYGGGMRIAPRAQLDDGKLDVCFLRRTGRLSLLRLFPKVFSGAHVSRPQVTYFQATGLRVETESPLDVYADGEYVCRTPVEVGILPGALRVIVP
- a CDS encoding DUF1761 family protein; the protein is MNIKKFFLAFVVVSVAGFALSFVIHGLLLHEDYSKLPNLLRTEQDAQGYFHFMIVANVLYSLALVWIYAQGVSDKPWFGQGVRFGLAVWLLTAVPTYLIYYAVQPWPVEVIYKSIGFDLVRITVIGVLVAAIYRK
- the tyrS gene encoding tyrosine--tRNA ligase, with product MSFLPVTEQLAYLIKGAAEIIRESELREKLEKSLKTGIPLKVKAGFDPTAPDLHLGHTVLIRKLKHFQDLGHTVIFLIGDFTGMIGDPTGRSATRPPLTREEIEKNAETYKKQVFKLLDAQKTVVDFNRRWFSKFTADDFIRLAAKYTVSQILERDDFHKRFQAEKPIAIHELLYPLAQGYDSVALEADVELGGTDQKFNLLVGRELQRAYGQPSQVVLTTPILEGLDGVQKMSKSLGNAIGIDEPPLEMFGKIMSISDEMMWRYWELLTDTSMAGIEAMRQQARSGQAHPMKMKQGLATKIVADFHGEAAAKKAQEDWSKQFQKGEVPGDVETISVKYDEVAAKAGDGKAVKLDKLLARCGLADSATDGQRKIKQNAVRVNGDVRTDPVLPVTLPAELTLRVGRLLRKVRIQP